The genomic segment GCCGGTGCGCCGCTCGCACGTCCTGCTGGGGCAACTCCTCGGCGTCTTCCTGACGGCGCTCGCGGCGGCGGCGGCGCTCGCGGCGTTGGCGTCGGCGCTGTCGCTGTTGCGCGCGCACGTCTTCCCTTGGACGCTCTGGCTCGGCGTGGGGGTCGCGTCGCTCGCGCTCGCGCTCGCCGTCGCGCTGGTGGCTTTCTTCAGCATGTTTCTGCCGCGCGTAGTCGCCGGTATGTTGGGGATAATTATTTACCTGGGCAGCTTCCCGGCGGCGATAGGCGCCTTGCGCGACTTCATGACCGGCGGCTACAAGGAGGCCGGCCTGCAGCTCCCGTGGTACGTGCGGTGGGGCGCCGAGGTCTACTTCGCCGCGGCGCCGCCCATAGCGGGGGTGCAGCTGCGAGCCGCCGAGCTGTTAAAGGGGCAATCCTGGGGCGTCGACGGCTGGCTGACGGTCGCCACGGCCGCGGTCTACGTCGTCCTCTTCTTCGTCGCGACGTGGGCGCTGTACGCCCGGCGGGACGTGTAGCAGTTCCGTTAACGGGTTATGGCGAAAAGCAAACCCCGCCGCGGCGGGGCTTTTTGGTTTATTAGTTTATTGGTTTAGCGGCAACGGGTTTCGAAAGATTGCCTAATCAATGGGAAACTCTCTTCGAGTTGGGTCGCGTTGGTAACGCCCAATTCGAAGTCGCCCCCGCCCCAGTGGCCTATATTGGATACGTCGCGCGAGAATGGCGGAGGGTTCTCGACCCGATTATATTT from the bacterium genome contains:
- a CDS encoding ABC transporter permease subunit, producing the protein MTVWLVAWEFFKRAFASRTLVVFGVVGILFLIVAGCLFGAQLYSGSHVYAAEEQLAIARAVSYHIAVAWGVLFAVMLAMGAASRPLDDGRAQFLLSKPVRRSHVLLGQLLGVFLTALAAAAALAALASALSLLRAHVFPWTLWLGVGVASLALALAVALVAFFSMFLPRVVAGMLGIIIYLGSFPAAIGALRDFMTGGYKEAGLQLPWYVRWGAEVYFAAAPPIAGVQLRAAELLKGQSWGVDGWLTVATAAVYVVLFFVATWALYARRDV